In the genome of Acidovorax sp. 69, the window GGGTGCTCTCCGGGTTGAACGAGGGCAGTCCGAAGTGGTACGAGTTCCTGCCCAACCAGGACATGATCAACACGGTGACGGCGGGCGCACCACGTGGTCTGTACAACGACACCTGCAGCCTGCTGACGCTGTATGTGTTCCTGCGCGACCACAAGGCGCAGACATTGTCGCGCGTGGTTGCACATGTGGAGTCGTTTGCCCAGGCCAACGATACGAAGGATGCGAAGTTCCTCCTGGCCGCCGGCTCGGCGGGCATCGAGGCGGCCACCAACGTTGTGGTTGCCAAGGCCTGGTGGCAGATGCTGGGGCTGGTGTACGCCGCGGTCGTCGTGCTCTCGTTCATCACGTTCAGGTCCTGGCGTGCCGTGGTCGTGGCCATCTTGCCTTTGCTGTTGACCTCGGTTCTCGCCGAAGCGCTCATGGTGATGCTGGGTATCGGCGTGAAGGTGGCAACCCTGCCCGTGATCGCACTGGGCGTGGGCATCGGTATCGACTACGCCCTGTACATCCTCTCCATCACGCTGGCCCGTCTGCGCATGGGAGAGTCGCTCTCTGCCGCTTACCAGCATGCCCTGCTGTTCACCGGCAAGGTCGTCATGCTGACGGGCGTGACCCTGGCCGCCGGCGTCTTCACCTGGGTCTTCAGCCCGATCCAGTTCCAGGCCGACATGGGCCTGCTGCTGGCGTTCATGTTCCTTCTCAACATGCTGGGCGCCCTGGTCTTGGTACCCGCTCTCGCGCACTTTCTCCTCAGGCCATCGGTGCAACGCGCCACGGCCTCCAGCTCTTCCACCGTTACCGCCGCAGCAGCGGCCTAGTTCCCCATGTTCAAGTATTTCCCAACCAACTACGTCTGGAACCTGTCCGTCGATCTGGCCATCGAAATGGGCGCCCGCATGGGCGAGATCGAAGCAATGTGCGCTCCGTTGCAGGAGGCTGCCAAGGCACCAGACGCAGCAGGCACCGCAGCATTCCGCGAAACATGGGCGCGAATGGCAGACAAGCTGTGCGAACTCGCTGCCGAAGATGAGGCCGCAGGCCGCGCTCTGTCCGCCGGAGAGAAGTACAGCCGCGCAGCCACCTACTATCTGACCGCTGAGCGGTTGCAGGCCCACGGCGCACCTGGCAGGACGGCACTTTACGGCCGCTTTCTGGAGGTATTTGCGAAGGGGCTGCAGCTGGGCCGCGAGAACTGCACTCGTGTCGAGATTCCCTATGAGGGCAAGCACCTGTCCGCGCTCTATGTGCGGGCTGAAGGCGTGAACGGGCCTGCCCCGATCCTGGTGCAAGTCAATGGCCTGGACTCCACCAAGGAGATGAAATACCGCGTTGGCCTGCCAAGTTGGCTGTCGCGCCGTGGTGTGAGTTCACTCATCGTTGATCAGCCTGGAACCGGAGAAGCATTGCGCCTTCACGGCATGACAGCGCGCTTTGACAGTGAGCACTGGGCAAGCCGCATCGTCGACTGGCTCGAACAGCAGCCGGACGTGGACTGCAAGCGGATTGGCCTTGAAGGCGTGTCGCTCGGTGGCTACTACTGCCCGCGCGCGGTGGCGTTCGAACCGCGGTTCGCCTGCGGGGTCGTTTGGGGCGCGAACCACGATTGGCGGGATGTGCAGAAAAAGCGCCTCGCCAAGGAAGGCAGCCTCCCTGTCCCGCACTACTGGGAGCACGTGCGCTGGGTCTGGGGTGCGAAGGACATGGATGACTTCATGCGCATCGCTGAGCAAGTGCATCTGGACGGCGTCCTGGACCGCATCCACGTGCCTTTCCTCGTCACGCACGGAGAAAAAGACTCCCAGATTCCCCTGCAGTGGGCGCACCGGACTTACGAACAGCTGGTCAACAGCCCAAAGCGAGAACTCAAAGTCTTCACCGAGCGAGAAGGCGGCGTCCAGCACAGCAGCTTCGACAACAGCATCAACGCAGGCCACTACATCGCCGACTGGGTGGCCGAGACCCTGGGCGGTCATACCGCCTGAGCCCGAAAAGCAAGACCTAGGAAACACACAGATGAAAATCATCGGACCCGATGCACTCGTATTCGGAGTGGACGACGTAGCTGCCTGCGAGCAGTACCTGACCGACTATGGTCTCACCCGCAGCGACGCGCCGGGGCAACAGGGCCGCTTTGAGGCGCTCGACGGCACATCGGTGGTGGTACTCGCGAAGGATGATCCATCGCTGCCAGCCCCCATGGGCACGGCCAGCATGCTGCGCGAAACGGTGTACGGTGTAGCCAACCAGGAGAGCCTGGATGCCATCGAGGCTGAACTGGCGAAGGACCGGCAGGTCCGCCGCACGGACGGAGTGCTGCGCGCGGTCGATGACATGGGGTTCGCGCTCGCGTTCCAGGTGACCGTGCGCAAACCGATCTCCTTGCCAGCCGAATCGGTGAACGCACCTGGCGCGGCGCCGCAGCGTGGCGCCAATGCGCTGGGCCTTTCGACGGACATGGCGGCCAAGCCGCGATCCCTCTCTCACGTTGTCTACTTCGTTCCCGATGCGGTCAAGGCCGAGGCGTTCTACGAACGGCTGGGATTCGTATGCACCGACCGTTTCACCGGTGTCGGCCCTTTTCTGCGGCCTGCGGGTACCAGCGATCACCACACGCTGTTCATGATCCAGACGCCCCCTTTCATGAAGGGGTGCGAGCACTTCACCTTTCACATGGGCGGGCCTACCGAGGTCATGCTGGCCGGCACCCGCTTCGTGGAAAAGGGGTACCAGAGTTTCTGGGGGCCCGGGCGTCACCGCTTCGGCAGCAACTGGTTCTGGTACTTCAATTCGCCGCTGGGCTGCCATGTCGAGTACGACGCGGACATGGACCTGCACGACGAGGCCTGGGTGGCTCGGGAGGCTCCCATGAGCGCGGACGCTTCGCAATTGTTCTTGTTCCAGCACCGCGAGAAGTGGGCGCCTTCGGGGCCACCTCCAGGAGCTGGTGCGGCAAAGGGCTGATCGTGAGACTGTGCCATCTCCGGGACCTTCCTCGGAATGGAGCGCGCGGGTTCGATCCTCACGGCGAAGGGCAGGACAGCGTTTTCATCGTGATGTGCGAAGGAGAGCCACTCGCCTATGCCGATTCGTGCCCGCACCACGGGACACCGATGGCGTGGCGCAAGGACCAATACCTCAACGCGGCTGGAGATCGCATCGTCTGCGCCGCCCACGGCGCGCATTTCGAGATCTCGACGGGCATATGCACCTTGGGGCCCTGCCTGGGTGATGCGCTGACCCCCATTGAGATCCATGTTGAGCGTGGCGGAGAGATTCACGCCCGACTACAAAACTACAAGGAGACAAGTTCATGAGTTCACTGTTTCGCCGCATCCTGATCATTGGCGGCGGGTTTTCCGGGATGGCCGCTGCCATCGAGTTGCGCAAGCAAGGCATCGCGGTCGATCTGGTCGAGATCGATCCCGGTTGGCGCAGCTACGGCGCGGGCATCAGCCTGGGCGGTGCAACACTGCGAGCCTTTCGCCAACTGGGAGTTCTGGACGAATTTCTTTCTCAAGGCAGTGCCGCGGATGGAGTGCACCTATGCAGCCCCATGGGTGACAGGATTGGCAACTTGCCTACGCCGCGTATCGCCGGGCCCGATGTCCCCGGTGGTGGCGCCATCTTGCGTCCAATACTTGCGAAGATCCTTGCCGATGCAACGCGCGCCTCGGGCGCCGATGTGCGTCTGGGATGCAGCTTTACCAAGATCCACCAGGACGCTGAAGGTGCAGAAGTGCACTTCACTGACGGCCAAAGCCGTCGCTACGACTTGGTGATTGGCGCAGATGGGTTGTACTCCACGGTTCGCGAAGCGATCTTTCCCGACTCAGAAAAGCCGAAGTACAGCGGTCAGGCTGTATGGCGCGCCGTCTTGCCACGTCCCGCCGAGGTGGAGACGGCCACGATGTGGCTGGGCCCTCGGATAAAGCCAGGCGTCAACCCTGTGTCCAAGTCCGAGATGTACCTTTTCGTCACAGAGCCACGGCCAAGCAATGTGCACGTTGAGCCATCGACATTCGCGAGCCATCTGCGTGGGCTACTCGATGACTTCCCGGCGCCGGCACTGCAGCGAATCAAGTCGCAGATCGGGCCTGATTCGCAGATCGTCTATCGCCCCCTTGAAGGCCTGCTTCTGCCGCGGCCCTGGTTCAAGGGGCGGGTGGTGCTCATCGGTGACACCGTCCATGCGACCACGCCGCACCTGGCTTCTGGCGCCTGCATCGGTATTGAGGATGCACTGGTGCTCGCGGAGGAATTGGGCCGTGCTGTGGAGGTCGAGACCGCGCTTGCCTCATTCGAAAATCGTCGCTGGGAGCGCTGCCGTATGGTCGTCGAGAACTCGGCACGTCTGGGTGAGATCGAGATTGCCGGGGGTGACAAGGAAGAGCATTCGCGCATCATGCGCGAGTCGTTGATGACTTTGGCTCAGGCTATCTGAGGGTTTCAACATGGTTGCTACTACTTCGTTTCGAGGCCGTGCCGCCCTCATGGCGGGCCATTGCGCCGGCATGGTGGATCTTGTCGCCCTTCCTGTGTGGGTGGGAGTACTGATCTCTTTCTACCGCTTCGACCCGCAGCAAGCTGGCTTGCTGGCAACACTGTTTCTCGCCGGAGCGGTCGGCGCAAGCCTCTTTCTAGCGCCGATATTCCATCTGCTGGTTGGACGGTGGGTTGCAGCAGTTGGGTTTGGGTTGGCTGCTCTGGGGTTCGCTGTGGCGTCGACCACTTCGAGCTTCGGTGTGCTCGCTGTTTTGCACATCGGTGCGGGCGTGGCTGCGGGTGCTGCTTTGAGCGTGACGCATGGGACGATTGCCAGCAGCGCGAATCCACATCGGATGTTTGCTGTGGTTGGCATGGCGCTGGGCGTTTTCGGGATCGTGTTCATGGCAGCTGCGACCAACCTTGTCGCGGCGCGTGGTGGCGCAACGCTCTTTCAGATCTTCGCTGTGGTTATGGTCGCCGGCGCTGTGTTCGCGCTCCTCGGATTTCCTGAAAAGGACAAGGGGACGCTCGTCTCCCAAGATAAAGCTGCCTCCCTGAAACTGCCTCGCGCCGTCTGGTGGGGCGCTGCAGGCGTCGCCTCGATGGGTCTGGTGCAGTCGATGATGTTCAGCTTCCTGGAGAGGGTGGGGGCGGATCGAGGCTTCTCCGCACAAGCGGTGACGGCTGTGCTCATCGCACTTGGATTCGTCAATTTGATCCCTGCGGCACTTGCCGCGTGGCTGGAGAAGCGCTGGTCCGTCCGCAGCGTCCTGATGGCTGGACCTCTAGCGCAAGCGCTTCTGGTGCTAGTGATAGTCAATGGCTCGTCCTACGCCCCGTATGCAGCCGCTGCATCCGTGTTTGCAGCAGTCATGATCTTCACCCACACGTTTGCTTTCGGAGCACTTGCCCAACTCGATCCGAGTGGTCGAGCACTGTCGGCGACCCCCGCAATGTTGATGGTCGGTGCGGCCATCGGGCCCATTCTCGGCGGGACGCTGGTCAAGCAGTTTGGTTACGAAAGCCTTGGACTCGCTGCTGTCGCTATCGATGCCTTGGCCATCTACGCCTTCACACGTATTCCCAAATCGTCGGGACAAAAGAACCTTATTGGAGCAACCGTATGAGTAAACAACAACACACGACCACTCGGCCGGCATTGAGCCGGCGAGCCCTGCTTGTATCGCTGGCTGGTACCGGCCTGGGCTCCTTTGCCGTCGCCCAAGAGGGGCGCCACGTGACGATCATCGTTCCGCAGCCAGCAGGAAACCCCAGCGACGTGTTTGCCCGAAAGCTCCAGATCCAGCTTCAGAAGTCGCTGGGCCAGACGGTGATTGTGGAGAACATGCCCGGAGCAGGCGGCTCGATCGGAGTCCAAAAGATGCTTAACGCCCCTTTGGACGGACTGACCGCAGTGATGGTGTCTCAGACGGAGCCCATCCTCACACCTGCATCCCTCGCCAGCGTCCGCTACAAGCCCGAGCAGATGAAGCCTGTAGGCCTGCTTGGGCGCACAAGCTATGTGCTTGCCGGCCGGCCCGACCTGGCTGCGCAAAAGCATTCGGAGCTGTTGACCTTGGCGCGAGCGGCGGACAAAACCGGCAAACCCCTCACCTTCGGCCATATCGGACCCGGATCGATGATTCATCTGATGGGCGCGCAGTGGGCTCGCATGTGCGGCGTCCAACTCGTTCACGTTCCCTACCGTGGCGTTCCACCCGCCGTCCAGGATCTGGCAGGAGGACAGATTGACCTTTCATTTGTCCCCCTCGGCGGCCTGGCGCTTGATCTCATCACCACCGGCAAGCTGCGCGCTTTCGGCAGTACTGCGGACCAATCTCCCGCGCTTTTGCCGAAGGTTCCCCCACTGAA includes:
- a CDS encoding S9 family peptidase, which produces MFKYFPTNYVWNLSVDLAIEMGARMGEIEAMCAPLQEAAKAPDAAGTAAFRETWARMADKLCELAAEDEAAGRALSAGEKYSRAATYYLTAERLQAHGAPGRTALYGRFLEVFAKGLQLGRENCTRVEIPYEGKHLSALYVRAEGVNGPAPILVQVNGLDSTKEMKYRVGLPSWLSRRGVSSLIVDQPGTGEALRLHGMTARFDSEHWASRIVDWLEQQPDVDCKRIGLEGVSLGGYYCPRAVAFEPRFACGVVWGANHDWRDVQKKRLAKEGSLPVPHYWEHVRWVWGAKDMDDFMRIAEQVHLDGVLDRIHVPFLVTHGEKDSQIPLQWAHRTYEQLVNSPKRELKVFTEREGGVQHSSFDNSINAGHYIADWVAETLGGHTA
- a CDS encoding VOC family protein — translated: MKIIGPDALVFGVDDVAACEQYLTDYGLTRSDAPGQQGRFEALDGTSVVVLAKDDPSLPAPMGTASMLRETVYGVANQESLDAIEAELAKDRQVRRTDGVLRAVDDMGFALAFQVTVRKPISLPAESVNAPGAAPQRGANALGLSTDMAAKPRSLSHVVYFVPDAVKAEAFYERLGFVCTDRFTGVGPFLRPAGTSDHHTLFMIQTPPFMKGCEHFTFHMGGPTEVMLAGTRFVEKGYQSFWGPGRHRFGSNWFWYFNSPLGCHVEYDADMDLHDEAWVAREAPMSADASQLFLFQHREKWAPSGPPPGAGAAKG
- a CDS encoding Rieske 2Fe-2S domain-containing protein; the encoded protein is MRLCHLRDLPRNGARGFDPHGEGQDSVFIVMCEGEPLAYADSCPHHGTPMAWRKDQYLNAAGDRIVCAAHGAHFEISTGICTLGPCLGDALTPIEIHVERGGEIHARLQNYKETSS
- a CDS encoding FAD-dependent oxidoreductase; the protein is MSSLFRRILIIGGGFSGMAAAIELRKQGIAVDLVEIDPGWRSYGAGISLGGATLRAFRQLGVLDEFLSQGSAADGVHLCSPMGDRIGNLPTPRIAGPDVPGGGAILRPILAKILADATRASGADVRLGCSFTKIHQDAEGAEVHFTDGQSRRYDLVIGADGLYSTVREAIFPDSEKPKYSGQAVWRAVLPRPAEVETATMWLGPRIKPGVNPVSKSEMYLFVTEPRPSNVHVEPSTFASHLRGLLDDFPAPALQRIKSQIGPDSQIVYRPLEGLLLPRPWFKGRVVLIGDTVHATTPHLASGACIGIEDALVLAEELGRAVEVETALASFENRRWERCRMVVENSARLGEIEIAGGDKEEHSRIMRESLMTLAQAI
- a CDS encoding MFS transporter, producing MVATTSFRGRAALMAGHCAGMVDLVALPVWVGVLISFYRFDPQQAGLLATLFLAGAVGASLFLAPIFHLLVGRWVAAVGFGLAALGFAVASTTSSFGVLAVLHIGAGVAAGAALSVTHGTIASSANPHRMFAVVGMALGVFGIVFMAAATNLVAARGGATLFQIFAVVMVAGAVFALLGFPEKDKGTLVSQDKAASLKLPRAVWWGAAGVASMGLVQSMMFSFLERVGADRGFSAQAVTAVLIALGFVNLIPAALAAWLEKRWSVRSVLMAGPLAQALLVLVIVNGSSYAPYAAAASVFAAVMIFTHTFAFGALAQLDPSGRALSATPAMLMVGAAIGPILGGTLVKQFGYESLGLAAVAIDALAIYAFTRIPKSSGQKNLIGATV
- a CDS encoding tripartite tricarboxylate transporter substrate binding protein, giving the protein MSKQQHTTTRPALSRRALLVSLAGTGLGSFAVAQEGRHVTIIVPQPAGNPSDVFARKLQIQLQKSLGQTVIVENMPGAGGSIGVQKMLNAPLDGLTAVMVSQTEPILTPASLASVRYKPEQMKPVGLLGRTSYVLAGRPDLAAQKHSELLTLARAADKTGKPLTFGHIGPGSMIHLMGAQWARMCGVQLVHVPYRGVPPAVQDLAGGQIDLSFVPLGGLALDLITTGKLRAFGSTADQSPALLPKVPPLKTLDTALQSFVHTAWGALLVSRATPDAALKRLHQAFEAAMRDQEVQAFLKSQGTDPQAPLSLAALDKFYEAEVQKHQALARAVGVVPE